A genomic window from Caldicellulosiruptor kronotskyensis 2002 includes:
- a CDS encoding helix-turn-helix domain-containing protein, whose protein sequence is MTKLEFLRRQRGLTQTKLGFAIGVNPNLLSQIERGWRKPYPKLLQALATYFGVPIEEIANPDGSLKEVDSKTA, encoded by the coding sequence ATGACAAAACTTGAATTTTTAAGACGTCAAAGAGGGCTTACACAAACCAAATTAGGGTTTGCGATTGGAGTTAATCCTAACCTACTTAGTCAGATTGAAAGGGGCTGGAGGAAGCCATATCCGAAATTGTTGCAGGCTTTAGCGACATATTTCGGTGTGCCTATAGAGGAAATCGCAAACCCAGACGGTAGCTTAAAAGAGGTGGATAGCAAAACCGCATAA